GGAGTACTttgagcaatttttcttcttGAGTGCTAGTCAAGCTGGACAAAATAATCATGGGCAATGTCTCAGAGTTCCCCAAATAAGCATAGCGCAAATGCATTTGAAGTTGCTTGAGTTCTAGCTTCGGAGCTtcttcaatagatggcttggGAAAGGTTAGAGTAACAGGCCTGTCCAACTCTTCAAATTTCCTAAACCCATGTACATAACTGCAGGACATATCCAGTACTTGCTCAATTTCTCCTATCATTTCATCTTCACTATTTTCTACATCCCCAATCAATACTCGTTCAACAGGATCTACAGGGCTCATATAGGGCACTAACGATGTGGCATCACTCTCTACCACAAAGATCATGGATAACTATTCATAGTGGGCTGGTAACTTGAGTGCTCTATAAACATTGAAGACCTCCACTCGATCACCCACTCTCACTGTGATCTTTCCTTCGCAAACATCAATAATATCTCGGCTCGTGGCTAGAAATGGACGCCCCAAAATAAATGGGACTTCTTGATCGGGCTCGTAGTCTAGGATAATGAAATAAGCAGGGAATATGAAAGAACCCACTTGAACTagcacatcttcaatcactcccTCGGGATGAGCAAGGAAGCGATCAGCTAATTGTAAGATAATTGTTGTTGGGCGTGGCTCACCCAACCCCAACTGTCTAAACATAGATAGCGGCATCAAGTTGACGCTAAACATAGATGCTCGCTCCAAGTTGACGCTAAACATAGATAGCGAGCGTCTAAACATAGATGCTTGCTCCAAGATCACATAAAGCTCTCCCAACAGCATGTTTACCAATCGAGATTTGGATAGTGAAACTACCTGGATCCTTCAATTTCTGAGGTAACTTGCCTTGAATTCTGGAACTGCACTCCTCAGTGAGTGCCACAGTCTCAAACTCGGTTAGCCTCCTTTTATTTGCCATAATGTCCTTGATGTACTTTGCATATTTGGGTACTTTTTGTAAGATGTCAACCAATGGAATATTAATTTGCACCTGCTTCAAGATATCAAGAAACTTTTTATATGCGGTATTATCTCTTACTTTCTACAATCTTTGAGGGAATGGAGGTAATGGCCTTGCAACCAATTGTGGGGGTTGCTCAGCCACTACCTCTCCAGCTGGCTTCTCTGGCTCCTTAGCTTTTTCTGATGTTGATTCTATAGTGGTTGGCCTCTTATTAAAAGTCACATGTTTCCTCTTTTTAGACTGAACTTCTTCTAGTTGTCTCCCATTCCTCAACGACACGGCATTAAGGGCCGCCATAGGATTTGCTTCAGTGTCACTTGGAAGAGCTCCAGCTGGTCTAGTGTTTTGAGCACTAGCAAGCTATCCTATTTGACGCCCAAATTTCTCACTGTTGTGGAGAGGGCTTGTTGTTCAGCCATCATTTTTTTAAACATTTCTTCAAGGTGACTTGTAGGAATCGCTTGTTGTTCAACCTGAAGTGGTCTATATTGTTGTTGAGGTGCTTGAGGTCTGTATTGATTCTGAGTGCCCTggtttccaccccaagagaagttTGGGTGCTTCCTCCAGTTTggattgtaagtgttcccatattggtTTGTTTGGCCCCTATTTGAATTACCCACAAAGCAGATGGACTCTGGGTTTGTGGGGCACATGTCACTCGTGTGCCCCTCTTCACATATTTCACAAAAAGCTTGAACCTGTTGTACCTGTTGCTTGTTCATACTCAAGTTCATCTGGTTGACTTGATTGGTCAGTGTAGAAATCTGCGCTGATAATGCTGAGATGACATCTAACTCAAGAACCCCTGCAGACTTTTGCACCTTGTGTCTGCCCATCTCTCCTTGCCAATCGGGATTGCTCTTGGAGAATTTGTTCAATAATGCATATATCTCGTCAAAGTTTTTCTCCAACACGTGACCCCCAGTTGCAGCATCTACCACGATCTTTATTTCAGAATGTAGCCCTTCTATGAAAGTGTGAGCTAACACTTCATTCGTCTGATTGTGATTAGGACAGCCTCTGAGTAGCCCCTTGAACCTTTCCCAAGCTAAGTATAAAGATCCCCCCGCTTTCTGTTTGAAGGCAACTATCTCACTTTTGATCTTTGCAGTTTTGGCCGAAGGGAAGAACCTTGCCAGAAATTTTCTCGCCAAATTATTCCATGTTGTAAGTGAATTAGCTGGTTCTGCCTTTAGCCACCGCTTAGCCTCGTCCAATAGAGAGAATGGAAAAAGTGTGAGCCTCACATAATCTGGAGTGACCCCATTAGTGATGTAAGTATCACTAATCTCTAAGAAGTTTAGAATATGTTGTTGTGGATCCTCGTGTGGAAGACCCATAAATTGCCCATTTGCATGAAGCAACTGGATCATGCTCTTTTCAGCTCAAAGTGCCCAGCGATCCTGGGCTTCACTATACTGGAGGTGACATTAGCAATGCTGGGCATCGCCACCTCCTTAACAGCCATGGGTTGCTCCTCTACCATGCCCACAGGAAATTGAACAAGTGCCTGAATATTATTCGTGTCCCTTGCTTCCCTCAACCTCCTGTGAAATGTTCTCTCAGGTTCAGGATCAAAGCCTTGAAGTCGGTCTTGGCTTCTGACCCTGCACATTCAATCAAAGTTCCTAAGGTTCGAGCAACAATCAAGTAACTTTAGACTCAatgaaataaacaattaaagcaaAAACTAGCAAGTAGCTAATATtcaagtccccggcaacggcgcaaaaaacttgttgctcccaaacgcacacgcaagtatacgtggtcgacaagtaatacaatgataagttgagtgtcgaacccacagagacttgtgTAAACTACTTACTAAATTGATAAAATTGTTATTCAATCCAGCTAAAATTAAAGTCCAATAATATGATTATATTATACTACAATTCTAactaataactaaattatcaagtaacaagttgattgttgtgtatttggtagagacaaatattccagggttgtgatcgattcaccattcGTATTGTGTTCTCattaactctccctttcatataattcactcatggtttctaattaatcgataaatgctctcatagccttctcccgaagtactactcacctattctcaatagattaatgcctatattcctatgaaatcaatctattaagaacgtattaagatcacgatatttaattaagtacggtgactaggtatattcctatcctaaccacaaattcgctcccctaagggttaagatcattctctcttcaattcttctctaatctaaacacggctttcccaagcatagcatagatagtaaatagaacctaactgttggccagacaattaagcaattaaacacagaattgaagaaacaaccatatattggtgaattataatcaaggttaagtcaacgttaaacaacaatattcatggctaaatcacaaccccagaacaatgggtgtttagccactcatgatgaaatcaaacaattgcataagttttgaataattgaaattactagaaaagatgaagaaatctgAGATGTTCTTTGTGTATTTTTTGCTCCAAATTGCGTCTCTCCAGGCTAAGCTCTATCAAAAATCCTCAAAATaacgtttttatatgtatttataccaagtagggttgggcccagACGAAAACACCTTCTCCTGCGTGAAATAGGACTCTGGCTCTATGAAATTTGTACAGCCGCGCTGCACCATGCGGCGCACTAATGGAAATTATCAGCAGCCTCAACTTTTCGCATCATGCAGCATTTTACACATCTGCGTCGTGCCTTGCGGCGTCCCATGCGGCGCGGCAGTGTAATTTTCTCAGAGTGAACTtatttcgtcctcttttaacatcACGACTTGGTACACGACTTCCGAACATGATCCCGGCTTAATGTCataggcttttactcagacttcaaagctccaaatcacttgaatttattccataaaacgtatatagatcggaatcactcctacaaggcataaaacacatatttagtgcaaaacactagctattaaagctcaaactaaattaaagtgcagtaaattagagtgtaataagcgactaaaatacacaattatagcctTTCATTAGCCAGCGTGAAGTGAGCCACAAAGTctgccaagatttgagacttgatggttgttCGGGGTTGATACACAATATCGAACCCACTGATTTCTACGACTCATTTTTCCATTCGCTACGAAAGCTcgggtttatgcaaaatatttcgaagaggATAAGTTGTTACaacacatatgggatgacattgaaagtatggttttagTTTCCTATTGGCGCTTATCAAAGCGAGTGCTAACTTTTGAAGATGAGGATATCTAGTTTCGGCTTCACCTAGGGTCCGAAAAATATAATAGATAGGGAATtatgtaccttgttcttctcggactaggactccacttaccgctatctctgaTACTGCAAAATATAAGTAAAGTTGTTTGTTTGCCCTTAGCATGTGAAGCAGCAGCAGGCTCGACAAGTACCATTTAAGCTCCTCCAAGGCCTGTTGGCATTCAGGAGTCCACGtgaagttattcttcttcttctgcaacaaAAAAAACCGAATTCTCTTATcggaggacctcgagatgaatcttCCCACGGCGGCTATGTGTCCTGTTAACCTCTACACGACCTTTACTTTGCCTACTAC
This sequence is a window from Nicotiana sylvestris chromosome 3, ASM39365v2, whole genome shotgun sequence. Protein-coding genes within it:
- the LOC104231280 gene encoding uncharacterized protein, whose translation is MIQLLHANGQFMGLPHEDPQQHILNFLEISDTYITNGVTPDYVRLTLFPFSLLDEAKRWLKAEPANSLTTWNNLARKFLARFFPSAKTAKIKSEIVAFKQKAGGSLYLAWERFKGLLRGCPNHNQTNEVLAHTFIEGLHSEIKIVVDAATGGHVLEKNFDEIYALLNKFSKSNPDWQGEMGRHKVQKSAGVLELDVISALSAQISTLTNQVNQMNLSMNKQQVQQVQAFCEICEEGHTSDMCPTNPESICFVGNSNRGQTNQYGNTYNPNWRKHPNFSWGGNQGTQNQYRPQAPQQQYRPLQVEQQAIPTSHLEEMFKKMMAEQQALSTTVRNLGVK
- the LOC138887979 gene encoding uncharacterized protein; translated protein: MFSVNLERASMFSVNLMPLSMFRQLGLGEPRPTTIILQLADRFLAHPEGVIEDVLVQVGSFIFPAYFIILDYEPDQEVPFILGRPFLATSRDIIDVCEGKITVRVGDRVEVFNVYRALKLPAHYE